A genomic stretch from Anaerococcus mediterraneensis includes:
- a CDS encoding helix-turn-helix transcriptional regulator, giving the protein MPKTKNISDNVLSDLADLFKIFSDSTRMRIMYKLFDGKASVGDIAENLDMSQSAISHQLRNLKKNNLVKCKRDGKSMLYSLADDHVKLIIETGLEHICEDCK; this is encoded by the coding sequence ATGCCGAAGACAAAAAATATTTCTGACAATGTCCTGTCCGACTTGGCAGATTTATTCAAAATTTTTTCCGACTCCACAAGGATGAGGATAATGTATAAGCTTTTTGATGGCAAGGCTAGTGTTGGCGATATAGCTGAAAACCTAGACATGAGCCAATCAGCTATCAGCCACCAGCTTAGAAACCTAAAGAAAAACAACTTGGTCAAATGCAAAAGGGATGGCAAATCCATGCTTTATAGCCTGGCTGATGACCATGTAAAACTTATTATCGAAACCGGACTTGAACATATATGCGAAGATTGTAAATAA
- the uvrB gene encoding excinuclease ABC subunit UvrB — MKFELNSEYKPRGDQPEAIDKLSKGILAGKKDQILRGVTGSGKTFTMANIIEKVQRPTLVLAHNKTLAYQLFTEFKEFFPNNAVEYFVSYYDYYQPEAYVAATDTYIAKDSSINDEIDKMRHSATMALFERKDVIIVASVSCIYGLGDPIDYKKLVVSLRPGQEISPEEVMKKLIDVQYVRNDIDFDRGTFRSRGDILDIYPAGFDQKAIRIEFFGDEIDQISEFDPLTGKILSKLSHGYIYPASHYATTSEKTERAIITIEQELEERIKEFESQNKLLEAQRIEQRTKYDIEMLREIGFCSGIENYSAHLSQRPRGSRPYTLIDYFPKDFILMVDESHVSIPQVGGMYAGDRSRKQNLVDYGFRLPSALDNRPLKFDEFESLINQTIYVSATPGPYELEKTGGKIVEQIIRPTGLLDPNIEVRPTENQIDDLIEEVHKTIEKGDRVLVTTLTKKMAEDLTDYLTENHIKVKYLHSDIKTIERSEIIRELRLGEFDVLVGINLLREGLDIPEVSLIAILDADKEGFLRSETSLIQTIGRAARNSEGRVIMYGDTITKSMQKAIDETKRRREIQEKFNKENNITPTTIRKNIGEIIQVTKKAQEAEIEEFNREDIDTILINMEAEMYKAAEELDFERAARLRDQIKKMRENF; from the coding sequence ATGAAATTTGAACTTAATTCAGAATATAAACCTCGTGGCGACCAGCCAGAGGCTATAGATAAATTATCAAAAGGGATTCTTGCTGGCAAGAAGGACCAAATCCTAAGGGGAGTTACAGGTTCTGGCAAGACCTTTACCATGGCCAATATTATAGAAAAAGTCCAAAGGCCAACACTGGTCTTGGCCCACAACAAGACTTTGGCCTACCAACTTTTTACAGAATTCAAGGAGTTTTTCCCAAACAATGCTGTAGAGTATTTTGTTTCCTATTATGATTATTACCAACCAGAGGCCTATGTAGCAGCGACAGATACCTATATAGCCAAGGATTCGTCTATAAATGATGAGATAGACAAGATGCGCCACTCAGCAACCATGGCTCTTTTTGAGCGAAAGGATGTAATCATAGTTGCATCTGTTTCTTGTATTTATGGCCTGGGAGATCCGATAGATTATAAAAAGCTAGTAGTTTCTCTCCGTCCTGGCCAGGAGATAAGCCCAGAAGAGGTTATGAAAAAGCTGATAGATGTCCAATATGTCAGAAATGACATAGATTTTGACAGGGGGACTTTTAGATCTCGTGGGGATATTTTGGATATTTATCCTGCAGGCTTTGACCAAAAGGCAATAAGAATTGAGTTTTTTGGTGATGAGATCGATCAGATCTCAGAATTTGATCCCCTAACAGGCAAGATTTTATCAAAGCTTTCCCATGGTTATATATATCCAGCCAGCCACTACGCTACAACAAGTGAAAAAACTGAAAGGGCAATAATTACAATCGAGCAGGAGCTAGAGGAGAGGATAAAAGAATTTGAAAGCCAAAATAAACTTTTAGAGGCTCAAAGAATAGAGCAAAGAACCAAATATGATATAGAAATGCTCAGAGAGATCGGATTTTGCTCTGGTATAGAAAACTACTCTGCCCATCTTTCACAAAGACCAAGAGGGTCTAGGCCTTATACCTTGATTGACTATTTCCCAAAAGACTTTATCCTCATGGTTGATGAGTCCCACGTATCTATTCCACAAGTTGGGGGCATGTATGCAGGTGATAGGTCCAGGAAGCAAAACCTGGTTGACTATGGTTTTAGACTCCCATCAGCCCTAGACAACAGGCCTTTAAAATTTGATGAGTTTGAATCACTTATAAACCAAACTATCTATGTATCTGCAACACCAGGGCCTTATGAGCTAGAAAAAACAGGGGGCAAAATCGTAGAGCAAATCATAAGGCCAACAGGACTATTAGATCCAAATATAGAAGTAAGGCCTACAGAAAACCAGATTGATGACCTGATAGAAGAAGTCCACAAGACAATAGAAAAGGGCGATAGGGTCTTGGTGACAACACTTACTAAAAAAATGGCAGAAGATCTGACAGATTATCTGACAGAAAATCACATCAAGGTCAAATATCTCCATTCAGACATCAAAACCATAGAAAGAAGCGAGATCATAAGAGAGCTAAGGCTTGGTGAATTTGATGTACTTGTAGGTATCAACCTCCTCCGTGAGGGTCTTGACATACCAGAGGTATCCCTAATAGCAATACTAGATGCCGATAAGGAAGGATTTTTAAGAAGTGAAACCTCCCTCATCCAAACCATAGGACGTGCTGCCAGAAACTCAGAAGGTAGGGTCATAATGTATGGGGACACAATAACAAAATCCATGCAAAAGGCCATAGATGAAACCAAACGCCGTAGAGAGATCCAGGAGAAATTCAACAAAGAAAACAACATAACCCCAACAACCATAAGGAAAAATATAGGTGAAATAATCCAAGTAACCAAAAAAGCCCAAGAAGCAGAAATAGAAGAATTCAACAGAGAAGACATAGACACAATCCTAATAAACATGGAAGCAGAAATGTACAAAGCTGCCGAAGAATTAGACTTCGAAAGAGCAGCAAGACTGAGAGATCAAATAAAGAAAATGAGAGAGAATTTCTGA
- a CDS encoding heavy metal translocating P-type ATPase: MFASMTKDHKRKLLKLILIGLASLGLALVTGAGHKHGEKINYSILIVYILLYLAAAYDVLIEAFEGIKRGQALDENFLMTIATVTAFFIGEYLEAIAVMVFYGFGELFEEIATHRSKENIKNLLDLVPDLANRVTEDGNVEEIDLDDVEIGDILLVRDGEKVGVDGVIVEGSCLVDTSSVTGESMPVELEEGSEIISSSILTQGIIKYRATKEFDDSIAAKIIELIEDSHMSKSKSEKMITRFARIYTPIVVGIAILVGIIPPLFMGGAWSDYLFRAATFLVLSCPCALVLSVPLSFMSGLGLASKEGILIKGSQYFEELNKANILLTDKTGTLTTGEFTVKNIEYFTDYDKEKILDYIYNMEKMSTHPIGRGIVKSLDRKENPDLFENVTNEKGLGIMATNKDGEKIKIGSAKYLGLDLDGKEKSVYLSIDDNLAAKIIIEDKIKDRASETIAYLKNDFEQISLLSGDSQKPVADLAQNLKISDYHAELMPADKLKYLTELQEKGKKLVFVGDGINDAPVIKKADVGISMGEGASDLAIESSDILIASGEFYQLEKLMKIAKITNKTVVENISFIMAVKIIILILGLFGYASMWLAIIGDVGVSIIAILWSMRILKKKL, encoded by the coding sequence ATGTTTGCATCAATGACAAAAGACCACAAGAGAAAGCTTTTAAAGCTGATCCTTATAGGCCTTGCAAGCTTAGGACTAGCCTTAGTCACAGGAGCTGGCCACAAGCACGGAGAAAAAATAAATTACTCAATCCTAATAGTCTATATACTCTTATACCTAGCAGCAGCTTACGATGTCTTGATAGAGGCCTTTGAGGGTATAAAAAGGGGCCAGGCCTTGGATGAAAATTTCCTCATGACAATAGCTACAGTCACAGCCTTTTTTATAGGTGAATATCTGGAAGCCATTGCCGTTATGGTTTTCTATGGTTTTGGCGAGCTTTTTGAAGAGATTGCTACCCACAGGTCAAAAGAAAATATCAAAAACCTCCTAGACTTGGTCCCTGACCTTGCAAATAGGGTCACAGAAGATGGTAATGTTGAGGAAATCGACCTAGATGATGTGGAAATCGGCGATATACTTTTGGTCCGTGATGGGGAAAAAGTCGGAGTTGATGGAGTCATTGTAGAGGGATCTTGCCTTGTTGATACCTCATCTGTCACAGGAGAATCCATGCCAGTAGAGCTAGAGGAAGGATCTGAAATTATTTCTTCATCTATTCTTACCCAAGGGATCATAAAATACAGGGCGACAAAAGAATTTGATGATTCTATAGCTGCAAAAATCATAGAGCTTATAGAAGATTCTCACATGAGCAAGTCAAAAAGTGAAAAAATGATCACAAGATTTGCTAGGATCTATACTCCTATAGTTGTAGGTATAGCTATACTAGTCGGTATAATTCCACCACTATTTATGGGTGGGGCTTGGTCAGATTATCTTTTTAGGGCAGCTACATTTTTAGTTTTATCTTGTCCTTGTGCCTTGGTTTTGTCAGTCCCACTTTCCTTTATGTCAGGACTTGGTCTTGCCAGCAAAGAAGGGATTCTAATCAAGGGCAGCCAATATTTTGAAGAACTAAACAAAGCCAATATACTTCTTACAGATAAGACTGGGACCCTAACAACAGGGGAATTTACTGTCAAAAATATAGAGTATTTCACAGACTATGACAAGGAAAAAATCCTAGACTATATCTACAATATGGAAAAAATGTCCACCCACCCTATAGGTAGGGGCATAGTCAAATCCCTAGATAGGAAAGAAAATCCTGACCTTTTTGAAAATGTCACCAACGAAAAAGGCCTTGGCATCATGGCCACAAACAAGGATGGGGAAAAAATCAAAATAGGTTCTGCCAAATACCTTGGCCTAGATCTAGATGGCAAAGAAAAATCTGTCTACCTAAGTATAGATGACAACTTGGCAGCAAAAATCATTATCGAAGATAAAATAAAGGATAGAGCTAGCGAGACCATAGCCTACCTAAAAAATGATTTTGAACAAATAAGCCTACTTTCTGGTGACAGCCAAAAACCAGTAGCAGACCTAGCCCAAAATCTAAAAATAAGCGACTACCACGCAGAGCTCATGCCTGCTGATAAGCTAAAATATCTGACAGAACTCCAGGAAAAAGGCAAAAAACTTGTCTTTGTAGGAGATGGGATCAACGATGCCCCAGTTATTAAAAAAGCTGATGTCGGTATATCCATGGGCGAGGGAGCAAGCGACCTTGCCATAGAGTCTTCTGATATCTTGATAGCAAGCGGAGAGTTTTATCAGCTAGAAAAACTGATGAAAATCGCAAAAATAACCAACAAGACAGTCGTAGAAAATATTAGTTTTATAATGGCAGTCAAAATTATAATCCTAATCCTAGGACTATTTGGCTACGCATCAATGTGGCTAGCCATAATAGGCGACGTTGGTGTATCCATCATAGCTATTTTGTGGTCAATGAGGATACTAAAGAAAAAATTATAA
- a CDS encoding heavy-metal-associated domain-containing protein, with product MKKKFKIEGLECANCGAKIQEALSKLDGVNSVNVSFLTEKVKFDLDDDVDVDDLLAKANKISDKIEPGSKIIGK from the coding sequence ATGAAAAAGAAATTTAAAATAGAAGGTCTAGAATGTGCAAACTGTGGAGCAAAAATCCAAGAAGCTCTTTCAAAACTTGACGGGGTCAATTCTGTAAATGTATCATTTTTGACAGAAAAAGTAAAATTTGACCTTGATGATGATGTAGATGTAGATGATCTTTTAGCAAAGGCAAATAAAATATCTGATAAGATTGAGCCAGGCTCAAAAATTATAGGAAAATAA
- the uvrA gene encoding excinuclease ABC subunit UvrA has translation MKDKSIIIKGARTNNLKNIDLTLPRDEMIVFTGLSGSGKSTLAFDTIYAEGQRRYVESLSSYARQFLGGVDKPDVDSIEGLSPSISIDQKTTNRNPRSTVATVTEIYDYYRLLYARIGDAYCPVCGKPIVAQTVDQMVDRIMELAEGTKIQLLAPVIRGRKGQHKNALANIQKDGFVRVIIDGERYEIEDDIDLDKNKKHDISVIVDRIKIKAGIESRLSDSIETIIGMADGLVIVDVIGGEEILLSSKLACPEGHISLPEITPNMFSFNAPIGMCPECNGLGFHLQIDKDLIIPDKSLSIKEGAIDPYSGSGKGTYYYEVIRAIADHYDFAYDKPLEDAPDGLIHDILYGTDYDLTFVFDSHFSGMKKYKGVFEGAVKNLWDRYQRTNSEAQKKRFREYMGEEECRVCHGDRLKEEVLSIKVGDKNISELTRLSVINSIGFFEKLDLSPTKKKIADLIIKEIKARLKFLNDVGLSYLTLNRAAATLSGGESQRIRLATQIGSGLVGVSYVLDEPSIGLHQRDNDKLIKSLRNLTDIGNTLIIVEHDEDTMRAADFIVDIGPKAGVHGGEIVAKGSLEDIMKNKNSITGDYLAGRKKIPVPSQRRKSDKFIEIKGASENNLKNIDVKFPIGTLTSVSGVSGSGKSSLVNEILYKVATRKLNKTKIHAGAHKKILGLDQIDKVIAIDQSPIGRTPRSNPATYTKVFDNIRDVFAMTNQAKMKGYKKGRFSFNVKGGRCEACKGDGTIKVDMMFLPDVYVPCEVCHGKRYNRETLEVKYKGKDISEVLDMTVEEGIEFFENHAPIVRKLQTLYDVGLGYIKIGQPSTELSGGEAQRVKLATELAKVSTGQTLYILDEPTTGLHTADVHKLIEVLNRLVDQNNTVVVIEHNLDVIKVSDYIIDLGPEGGYGGGQIVATGTPEEIAKVKKSYTGQYLKKMLK, from the coding sequence ATGAAAGATAAATCCATTATAATAAAAGGAGCGAGGACTAATAATCTCAAAAACATTGACCTGACTCTGCCAAGAGATGAGATGATTGTTTTTACTGGCCTATCTGGGTCGGGCAAGTCTACCCTAGCCTTTGATACAATCTATGCTGAGGGCCAGAGGAGATATGTAGAAAGTCTTTCCTCCTATGCTAGACAATTTTTAGGTGGAGTTGACAAGCCAGATGTAGATAGTATCGAGGGGCTTTCTCCATCTATTTCTATAGATCAAAAGACAACAAATAGGAACCCTAGGTCTACAGTGGCTACTGTCACTGAGATCTATGATTATTATAGGCTTTTGTATGCCAGGATCGGTGATGCATATTGTCCTGTTTGTGGCAAGCCAATTGTTGCCCAAACTGTAGACCAGATGGTTGATAGGATAATGGAGCTTGCCGAGGGGACAAAGATCCAACTTCTTGCCCCAGTTATAAGGGGCAGAAAAGGTCAGCACAAAAACGCCCTTGCCAATATCCAAAAAGACGGCTTTGTAAGGGTAATCATCGATGGCGAAAGGTATGAAATCGAGGATGATATAGACCTTGATAAGAATAAAAAACATGATATTTCTGTTATTGTAGACAGGATAAAAATAAAAGCTGGTATAGAATCTAGGCTTTCTGATTCTATAGAGACAATTATAGGTATGGCAGATGGGCTTGTGATTGTAGATGTCATAGGGGGTGAAGAGATTCTCCTATCATCCAAGCTTGCCTGTCCAGAAGGCCATATCTCTCTACCAGAGATCACACCAAATATGTTTTCATTCAATGCACCTATCGGTATGTGTCCAGAGTGTAATGGTCTTGGCTTTCATTTGCAGATAGATAAGGACCTGATCATACCTGATAAGTCCCTATCTATAAAAGAAGGTGCTATCGATCCTTATTCAGGATCTGGCAAGGGGACTTATTATTATGAAGTCATTAGGGCAATAGCAGACCATTATGACTTTGCCTATGACAAGCCCTTAGAGGACGCTCCAGATGGTCTTATCCATGATATTTTGTATGGGACTGATTACGATTTGACCTTTGTTTTTGATTCGCACTTTTCGGGCATGAAAAAATACAAGGGTGTCTTTGAGGGAGCTGTCAAAAATCTATGGGATAGGTACCAAAGAACAAATTCTGAAGCCCAAAAGAAAAGATTTAGAGAATATATGGGCGAGGAAGAATGTAGGGTTTGCCATGGGGATAGGCTAAAAGAAGAGGTCCTATCCATCAAGGTTGGGGATAAAAATATATCAGAGCTTACAAGGCTTTCTGTAATCAATTCTATAGGATTTTTTGAAAAGCTCGATCTTTCTCCAACTAAGAAAAAAATTGCAGACCTAATTATAAAAGAGATAAAGGCAAGGCTAAAATTTTTAAATGACGTGGGCCTTTCTTATCTGACCTTAAATAGGGCTGCTGCCACCTTATCTGGTGGAGAAAGCCAGAGGATAAGGCTTGCTACCCAAATAGGATCAGGCCTTGTCGGCGTATCCTACGTCCTAGATGAGCCATCAATTGGCCTTCACCAAAGAGATAATGACAAGCTTATAAAATCACTGAGAAACTTAACTGACATTGGCAATACCCTCATAATAGTAGAACACGATGAGGATACCATGAGGGCGGCTGATTTTATTGTAGATATTGGACCAAAGGCTGGAGTTCACGGGGGCGAGATTGTAGCCAAGGGCAGCCTTGAAGATATAATGAAAAACAAAAACTCTATAACAGGAGACTACCTAGCAGGCAGGAAAAAAATCCCAGTTCCAAGTCAGAGGAGAAAGTCGGATAAATTTATAGAAATCAAGGGGGCAAGCGAGAACAACCTCAAAAATATAGATGTGAAATTCCCTATAGGGACTTTGACAAGTGTAAGCGGGGTTTCTGGTTCGGGCAAGTCTTCTCTTGTAAATGAGATCCTCTACAAGGTTGCCACTAGAAAATTAAATAAAACAAAAATCCACGCTGGGGCCCACAAAAAAATCCTGGGCCTTGACCAGATCGATAAGGTCATAGCCATTGACCAATCGCCTATAGGTAGGACTCCTAGGTCAAACCCAGCGACCTATACAAAAGTTTTTGACAATATCAGAGATGTTTTTGCCATGACCAACCAGGCCAAGATGAAAGGCTACAAAAAAGGTAGGTTTTCATTTAATGTCAAGGGCGGAAGGTGCGAAGCCTGCAAGGGCGATGGGACAATCAAAGTCGACATGATGTTTTTGCCAGATGTCTATGTGCCTTGCGAAGTCTGCCACGGCAAAAGATACAACAGAGAAACCCTAGAAGTCAAATATAAGGGCAAGGACATATCAGAAGTTTTGGATATGACTGTAGAAGAAGGTATAGAATTTTTTGAAAACCACGCACCAATAGTTAGAAAACTTCAAACTCTCTATGATGTTGGTCTCGGCTATATAAAAATCGGCCAGCCATCGACAGAGCTTTCTGGAGGTGAGGCCCAAAGGGTAAAGCTAGCTACAGAGCTTGCCAAGGTATCAACAGGTCAAACCCTCTATATTTTGGACGAGCCAACCACAGGCCTTCATACAGCAGATGTCCACAAGCTAATAGAAGTCCTAAATAGGCTTGTTGACCAAAATAATACAGTTGTAGTTATAGAGCACAACCTAGATGTGATCAAGGTTTCAGACTACATCATAGACCTAGGCCCAGAAGGAGGATACGGTGGAGGACAAATAGTAGCCACAGGCACTCCAGAAGAAATAGCCAAAGTAAAAAAATCCTATACCGGTCAATATCTTAAAAAAATGTTGAAATAA
- a CDS encoding flavocytochrome c, protein MNRKKLFAAILSLSVLFAGCGKVDKGSSEVKSEDKKEESSVSGVFEGVGEGLNGELKLSVKLADGKIEDITIGEHKETKGIADPALEQIPAAIIKDQSLNVDTISGATYTSKAIIEAVKAALEAAGTNPEDFMKEKEEKQGEGQTIEKEYDVVVVGGGGSGLAASVAALEEGASVLVLEKMPTVGGSTIIAGGQYNAVDPKRQDKMPMRKDTFESARSYYEEDAKNDLHKELMDKLKAEIEEYEKSGKDTTFDSAELHALQTYRGGDYVGKLDLIYQLTQGAEKSIDVLENLGVEFVDGVFTVTGALWPRTHQFVKPLVTGPIDAYMEYIGKAGDKAEIMYEAKAEKLIIEDGKVVGVEANQAGNKIIAKAKKGVILATGGFARNSELVKKYGIHWEGLEGLGSTNAVSATGDGIIMGEEAGANLVGMEWIQLLPVGDPKTGGMQGNISINAANQLFVNNQGKRFVAEDQRRDVLTQGLMEQDKKEMWILHDAHEYTDESVKNDFNEEIGDLVKKGVAVKGDTIEELAKAMGVPEENLVATVDDYNKVVAGEKEDDFGKKVLQDPFDKPPFYASRRVPTIHHTMGGLEISKDAQVLDKNGKVIPGLYAAGEVTGGIHGSNRLGGNAIPETVVYGRIAGKSAAAGK, encoded by the coding sequence ATGAATAGGAAAAAATTGTTCGCGGCAATCCTGTCCCTGTCTGTTCTTTTTGCGGGCTGTGGCAAGGTTGACAAGGGGTCGTCAGAGGTGAAGAGCGAGGATAAAAAAGAAGAGTCTTCTGTATCTGGTGTATTTGAAGGTGTTGGAGAAGGTCTTAATGGTGAGCTAAAGTTATCAGTTAAGCTAGCTGATGGCAAGATAGAGGATATCACCATAGGAGAGCATAAAGAAACTAAGGGTATTGCAGATCCAGCTTTGGAGCAGATACCAGCTGCAATTATCAAAGACCAAAGCTTAAATGTTGATACTATTTCTGGTGCTACTTATACCTCTAAGGCTATTATAGAGGCTGTTAAGGCTGCCTTAGAAGCTGCTGGTACAAACCCAGAAGATTTTATGAAGGAAAAGGAAGAAAAACAGGGCGAGGGCCAAACTATAGAGAAAGAATATGATGTAGTTGTTGTTGGCGGTGGCGGCTCTGGTTTAGCAGCAAGTGTTGCTGCCCTTGAAGAGGGAGCAAGTGTACTTGTTCTTGAAAAAATGCCAACTGTTGGTGGTTCTACAATCATAGCTGGTGGTCAGTATAATGCAGTTGACCCTAAGAGACAAGACAAAATGCCTATGAGAAAGGATACATTTGAGTCAGCTCGTTCTTATTATGAAGAAGATGCAAAAAATGACCTTCATAAGGAGCTTATGGATAAGCTTAAAGCAGAAATAGAAGAATACGAGAAATCTGGCAAGGATACAACTTTTGATTCTGCAGAACTTCATGCCCTACAAACATATAGGGGTGGGGACTATGTTGGCAAGCTAGATTTAATTTATCAACTAACCCAAGGAGCTGAGAAGTCTATCGACGTATTAGAAAATTTGGGTGTAGAATTTGTTGATGGAGTATTTACAGTAACAGGTGCCCTATGGCCAAGAACCCACCAATTTGTAAAACCGCTTGTTACAGGTCCAATTGACGCCTACATGGAATACATAGGCAAGGCTGGCGATAAGGCAGAGATAATGTATGAGGCTAAGGCTGAAAAATTAATAATAGAAGATGGAAAAGTTGTAGGAGTTGAAGCTAACCAGGCTGGAAATAAAATAATTGCCAAGGCTAAAAAAGGCGTAATTTTGGCAACAGGTGGTTTTGCTAGAAATAGTGAACTTGTCAAAAAATATGGTATCCATTGGGAAGGGCTAGAAGGACTTGGCTCTACAAACGCAGTAAGTGCAACTGGTGATGGTATCATAATGGGAGAGGAAGCTGGAGCTAACCTAGTAGGCATGGAATGGATTCAATTATTGCCAGTAGGAGATCCAAAAACCGGTGGTATGCAAGGAAATATATCTATAAATGCTGCCAACCAATTATTTGTAAATAACCAAGGCAAGAGGTTCGTTGCAGAAGATCAAAGACGTGATGTACTAACCCAGGGTCTAATGGAACAAGACAAAAAAGAAATGTGGATTTTACATGACGCTCACGAATATACAGATGAAAGTGTCAAAAATGATTTTAACGAAGAAATTGGAGACCTTGTTAAGAAGGGCGTAGCAGTAAAGGGAGATACAATCGAAGAATTAGCGAAAGCTATGGGAGTTCCAGAAGAAAACCTAGTAGCTACAGTTGATGATTATAACAAGGTTGTAGCTGGTGAAAAAGAAGATGACTTTGGCAAAAAAGTCCTACAAGATCCTTTTGACAAGCCACCTTTCTACGCATCAAGAAGAGTTCCAACAATCCACCACACCATGGGAGGACTAGAAATAAGCAAGGATGCACAAGTTCTGGATAAAAATGGCAAGGTTATACCTGGCCTATACGCAGCAGGTGAGGTAACAGGTGGTATCCATGGGTCAAATAGACTTGGAGGTAACGCTATACCTGAAACAGTTGTATATGGTAGAATAGCAGGAAAATCAGCAGCAGCTGGAAAATAA